From Nitrosopumilus sp., a single genomic window includes:
- the argF gene encoding ornithine carbamoyltransferase — translation MKLKTKNLLTLGELSPKEFAGLIDDSIKLKKQLKKGQNKPLLKNKTLTMIFQKPSTRTRVSFEVGMYQLGGHAVNLSSNDMQLSRGESVEDTAKTLSRYSDCIMARVYDHELLETLSEHASIPVINGLSDTFHPCQILADFMTIKEKKKKIKGLKIAWIGDGNNVCNSMIYGAALAGVTMAVATPKGFEPDKDVVKKSQKSTKIELTTDPFAAAKDADVIVADTFASIHNLDKKRLQKFLPKYQVNDKLMKAAKKDAIFLHCLPAKREQEVTSSVIDGPQSVVWDEAENRLHTQKALLAALIRA, via the coding sequence ATGAAACTTAAAACAAAAAACTTACTTACTTTGGGAGAACTATCCCCAAAGGAATTTGCAGGACTAATTGATGATTCCATCAAACTAAAAAAACAACTCAAAAAAGGCCAGAACAAACCTCTTCTAAAAAACAAAACACTGACAATGATATTTCAAAAGCCGTCTACTCGAACACGTGTAAGTTTTGAAGTTGGCATGTATCAGCTGGGAGGACATGCAGTCAATCTATCATCAAATGATATGCAGCTGTCTCGAGGCGAATCAGTTGAAGACACTGCAAAAACTCTTTCACGATACTCTGATTGTATAATGGCACGTGTTTATGATCATGAATTGCTTGAGACGTTATCTGAACATGCCAGCATTCCCGTAATCAACGGTCTTTCTGATACTTTTCATCCTTGCCAAATACTCGCAGACTTTATGACAATCAAAGAAAAAAAGAAAAAGATAAAGGGATTAAAAATTGCCTGGATTGGTGATGGGAACAATGTTTGCAACTCTATGATTTACGGCGCAGCATTAGCTGGTGTCACTATGGCTGTTGCAACACCCAAAGGATTTGAACCAGACAAGGACGTAGTGAAAAAATCCCAAAAATCTACAAAGATTGAACTGACAACTGATCCCTTTGCTGCTGCAAAAGATGCAGATGTTATAGTTGCAGATACTTTTGCATCTATCCATAATCTTGATAAGAAAAGATTACAAAAATTCTTGCCAAAATACCAAGTCAATGACAAACTAATGAAGGCTGCAAAAAAAGATGCGATCTTTTTGCATTGTCTTCCTGCAAAGAGAGAACAAGAGGTTACCTCATCAGTAATTGATGGACCTCAGTCTGTTGTTTGGGATGAGGCAGAAAACCG